One Lysobacter enzymogenes DNA segment encodes these proteins:
- a CDS encoding helix-turn-helix transcriptional regulator has translation MERIERIHALHRILTAARYPVTVQRLQEDLECSRATVYRDLAYLRDYLMAPVVGNGEAGFRYDTSEGDRFELPGLWLSSEELHALLAAQQLLMRSGGGVLSNALAPLQQRIEKLLDEHAGGRRLPVERVRVIPHRTRRQDETAFRAVATAVLDRKRLTFEYRARSTDERTRRSVSPQRLTHYRENWYLDAWDHERDALRSFSVDRISAAKIGEDAAHDVADDELDQHLASSYGIFSGAPKGWATILFSAKAARWVADEHWHSQQQGRFLPDGRYELKVPYSAGRELLMDVMHYGNDAEIVEPVVLREQAKTMLELALSNYGR, from the coding sequence ATGGAACGTATCGAACGCATTCACGCGTTGCACCGGATTCTCACTGCGGCCAGGTACCCGGTCACAGTTCAGCGGCTCCAGGAGGACCTGGAATGCTCGCGGGCGACCGTCTATCGGGACCTGGCCTATCTGCGCGACTACCTGATGGCACCGGTGGTCGGCAACGGCGAGGCGGGCTTCCGCTACGACACCAGCGAGGGCGACCGCTTCGAGCTGCCCGGCCTGTGGTTGAGCTCGGAGGAACTGCACGCGCTGCTGGCCGCGCAGCAGTTGCTGATGCGCAGCGGCGGGGGCGTGTTGTCGAACGCGCTGGCGCCGTTGCAGCAGCGCATCGAAAAGCTGCTCGACGAGCATGCGGGCGGCCGCCGTCTGCCGGTGGAGCGGGTGCGGGTGATCCCGCACCGCACCCGCCGCCAGGACGAGACCGCGTTCCGCGCGGTCGCCACCGCGGTGCTCGACCGCAAGCGCCTGACGTTCGAATACCGCGCCCGCTCCACCGACGAGCGCACCCGCCGCAGCGTCTCGCCGCAGCGGCTGACGCACTATCGCGAGAACTGGTACCTCGACGCCTGGGACCACGAGCGCGATGCGCTGCGCAGCTTCTCGGTCGACCGCATCAGCGCGGCCAAGATCGGCGAGGACGCGGCGCACGACGTCGCCGACGACGAACTCGACCAGCACCTCGCGTCGAGCTACGGCATCTTCTCCGGCGCGCCCAAGGGCTGGGCGACGATCCTGTTCAGCGCCAAGGCGGCGCGCTGGGTCGCCGACGAACACTGGCATTCGCAGCAGCAGGGCCGGTTCCTGCCCGACGGCCGCTACGAGCTCAAGGTGCCCTACAGCGCCGGGCGCGAGCTGCTGATGGACGTGATGCATTACGGCAACGACGCCGAGATCGTCGAGCCGGTGGTGCTGCGCGAGCAGGCCAAGACCATGCTGGAGCTGGCGTTGAGCAACTACGGCCGCTGA
- a CDS encoding patatin-like phospholipase family protein: MAGADIPRAGQTGLAEQGEPVALVLGAGGARGLAQIGVIEALQARGLRIVAVAGSSSGALVGGLFAAGKMGVYRDWLYSMSRTDMLRLLDPVFGQPALFRGDRLMHALRELIGEPRIEELPVQFTAVAVDLLRQREVWLREGDLWDAIRASIAIPGVFTPYELHGRELVDGGLLAPLPITATRLSDAHRLIAVDMHGWPDQPTGALGRHAGADEARHAPVPASQIVSVKPPPLTRWFRRNQPVTVDPPEDAPPHELSFSELMARSLDTMQAQIARVQLALDPPELVIRIPRDACQFYEFWRAKELIELGREQAEQALDKAGY; the protein is encoded by the coding sequence ATGGCCGGCGCCGATATTCCGCGCGCCGGCCAGACCGGCCTGGCCGAGCAGGGCGAACCCGTCGCCCTGGTGCTCGGCGCGGGCGGCGCGCGCGGGCTGGCCCAGATCGGGGTGATCGAAGCGCTGCAGGCGCGCGGCCTGCGCATCGTCGCGGTCGCCGGGTCCTCCAGCGGCGCGCTGGTCGGCGGCTTGTTCGCCGCCGGCAAGATGGGGGTCTACCGCGACTGGCTCTACAGCATGAGCCGCACCGACATGCTGCGCCTGCTCGACCCGGTATTCGGCCAGCCGGCGCTGTTCCGCGGCGACCGGCTCATGCACGCGCTGCGCGAGCTGATCGGCGAGCCGCGCATCGAGGAATTGCCGGTGCAGTTCACCGCGGTCGCGGTCGACCTGCTGCGCCAGCGCGAGGTGTGGCTGCGCGAAGGCGACCTGTGGGACGCGATCCGCGCCTCGATCGCCATCCCCGGCGTGTTCACCCCGTACGAGCTGCACGGCCGCGAGCTGGTCGACGGCGGCCTGCTGGCGCCGCTGCCGATCACCGCCACGCGCCTGTCCGACGCGCACCGGCTGATCGCGGTGGACATGCATGGCTGGCCCGACCAGCCCACCGGCGCGCTCGGCCGCCATGCCGGCGCCGACGAAGCGCGGCACGCGCCGGTGCCGGCTTCGCAGATCGTCTCGGTCAAGCCGCCGCCGCTGACTCGCTGGTTCCGCCGCAACCAGCCGGTGACGGTCGACCCGCCCGAAGACGCGCCGCCGCACGAGCTGAGCTTCAGCGAACTGATGGCGCGTTCGCTCGACACCATGCAGGCGCAGATCGCGCGCGTGCAGTTGGCGCTGGACCCGCCCGAGCTGGTCATCCGCATTCCGCGCGACGCCTGCCAGTTCTATGAATTCTGGCGCGCCAAGGAATTGATCGAACTCGGGCGCGAGCAGGCCGAGCAGGCCCTGGACAAGGCCGGGTACTGA